One window of Elaeis guineensis isolate ETL-2024a chromosome 11, EG11, whole genome shotgun sequence genomic DNA carries:
- the LOC105053597 gene encoding uncharacterized acetyltransferase At3g50280 codes for MNHAEASAVHIISKSAVLPSSSIKQNSEATAQRPRVIHLTPWDLRLLSIEYIQKGVLLPQPPNASADSILPRLLSSLSLALDHFFPLAGRLTTKEHQNISPPSLSIFIDCNDQAVELIHAAAAKVTVSDILSPLYVPTVVRSFFPLAGAVCHDGHLLPLLAVQVTELADGVFVGCSANHAVVDGSSFWHFLNSWSEISRTGSSQISRPPVLHRWFLDPVSPPILLPFSSHQEFIRRYITPRIDEAIIHFSKQSIQKLKAKANLEMKTNQLSSLQALLAHVWRSVLRARRLEHDQETSYSLAIGDRWRIEPPLPANYFGNSSLRATAKLLAGEVVDRGLGWVAWQLNRAVAAHTTTVVKSWLESWQQNPIFSYFDCLETRNLAAGSSPRFDVYGNDFGWGRPLAVRSGIANKRDGNVMVYEGNEDGSMDLEICLSPQALASLLEDKEFMEPSV; via the coding sequence ATGAATCATGCGGAGGCTTCAGCCGTGCATATCATATCAAAATCCGCGGTTCTACCATCATCATCCATCAAACAGAATTCAGAAGCCACAGCACAACGCCCACGCGTGATCCATCTCACACCATGGGATCTTCGGCTACTCTCCATAGAATACATCCAGAAGGGAGTTCTTCTCCCCCAACCCCCCAACGCCTCCGCTGACTCCATCCTCCctcgcctcctctcctccctctccctcgcCCTCGACCACTTCTTCCCCCTCGCCGGCCGCCTCACCACCAAAGAACACCAAAACATCTCTCCTCCTTCTCTCTCCATCTTTATCGACTGCAACGACCAAGCAGTTGAGCTGATCCACGCCGCCGCCGCCAAAGTAACAGTATCCGACATCCTCTCGCCACTCTACGTTCCAACCGTGGTCCGATCCTTCTTCCCTCTCGCCGGTGCCGTCTGCCACGATGGTCACCTCCTTCCTTTGCTCGCCGTCCAAGTCACCGAATTGGCCGACGGTGTCTTCGTCGGTTGCTCCGCCAACCATGCAGTGGTCGACGGCAGCTCCTTCTGGCATTTCTTGAATTCATGGTCTGAGATCTCGCGAACTGGCTCGAGCCAGATCTCCCGACCACCTGTTTTGCACCGCTGGTTTCTTGATCCCGTCTCTCCTCCAATTCTTCTACCATTTAGCAGCCACCAAGAATTTATCAGGAGATATATTACTCCTCGTATAGACGAGGCTATCATCCACTTCTCTAAGCAGAGTATCCAAAAACTCAAGGCCAAGGCCAACTTGGAGATGAAGACCAATCAACTTTCCTCGCTCCAGGCTCTTCTGGCTCATGTTTGGAGGTCGGTACTCCGAGCCCGGAGGCTTGAGCATGATCAAGAGACTAGTTATAGCTTGGCCATTGGAGACCGATGGAGGATTGAACCACCATTGCCGGCAAATTACTTTGGAAACTCTTCTTTGAGGGCTACTGCCAAGTTATTGGCCGGGGAGGTGGTGGACCGAGGCCTGGGCTGGGTGGCATGGCAGCTGAATCGGGCAGTGGCGGCACATACCACTACTGTGGTTAAGAGTTGGCTGGAATCATGGCAACAGAATCCAATATTTAGCTACTTTGATTGCTTGGAGACTAGAAATTTGGCGGCAGGAAGCTCGCCGCGGTTCGACGTCTATGGAAATGATTTCGGGTGGGGGAGGCCGTTGGCAGTTCGCAGCGGCATTGCGAACAAAAGGGATGGGAATGTGATGGTCTATGAAGGCAATGAGGATGGTAGCATGGATCTGGAGATTTGCTTGTCACCCCAGGCCTTGGCTTCTCTTTTGGAAGATAAGGAGTTCATGGAGCCCAGTGTTTGA